A part of Chryseobacterium shigense genomic DNA contains:
- a CDS encoding NAD(P)H-dependent glycerol-3-phosphate dehydrogenase, whose amino-acid sequence MAKKKIISESSNPKKNKNDISVGVVGSGSFATAIVKMLVENCKVVHWCVRSEFVKGAIELRGHNPTYLTAVNFNLKSLKLTTDINELVSACDVIVLATPSIYLSDTMEKISCEYGDKIFVSAIKGIIPKVNDVVAHYLRDEFKIGFRNQAVIAGPCHAEEVAMERLSYLTVAAVEDETAEKLEKIFSSDFIKVHSSKDILGNEYSAILKNIFAIGAGIASGLGYGDNFTAVFVSNAIREMEIFLEAVYEAPRDVNESAYLGDLLVTAYSLFSRNRSLGNLIGKGYTVKSAIQSMNMVAEGYYAADSIYKTAKQKHLKLPIIDTVYAILYEGKNAEKQFKKLTAKLN is encoded by the coding sequence ATGGCTAAAAAGAAAATAATTTCAGAATCTTCCAATCCAAAAAAGAATAAGAACGATATTTCTGTAGGAGTAGTAGGAAGCGGAAGTTTTGCAACCGCTATCGTAAAAATGCTTGTTGAAAACTGTAAAGTAGTACACTGGTGCGTAAGAAGTGAATTTGTAAAAGGAGCTATAGAACTCCGCGGGCACAATCCAACCTATCTTACGGCGGTTAATTTTAATCTTAAAAGTCTGAAACTTACTACGGATATTAATGAGCTTGTCTCTGCCTGCGATGTGATCGTATTGGCAACCCCATCTATTTACCTTTCGGATACGATGGAGAAAATAAGCTGTGAATATGGTGACAAAATTTTTGTTTCAGCCATTAAAGGGATTATACCTAAAGTAAACGATGTGGTAGCTCATTATCTGAGAGATGAATTTAAGATTGGTTTCAGAAACCAGGCGGTTATTGCAGGGCCATGCCACGCTGAGGAAGTTGCTATGGAAAGACTTTCTTATCTTACGGTAGCAGCAGTAGAAGATGAAACTGCTGAAAAACTTGAAAAAATATTCAGTTCAGATTTTATCAAAGTACATTCCAGCAAGGATATTTTAGGAAATGAATACAGTGCCATTCTTAAAAATATTTTTGCAATAGGAGCAGGAATTGCGAGCGGGCTGGGGTATGGAGATAACTTTACCGCTGTTTTTGTTTCCAATGCGATCCGTGAAATGGAAATTTTCCTTGAAGCTGTATACGAAGCCCCTAGAGACGTCAATGAAAGTGCTTATCTGGGTGACCTTCTGGTAACAGCGTACTCCCTTTTTTCCAGAAACCGCAGTTTAGGAAATCTTATCGGAAAAGGATATACCGTAAAATCTGCAATCCAGTCCATGAATATGGTGGCAGAAGGATATTATGCTGCAGATTCCATTTATAAAACAGCAAAACAGAAGCATTTGAAGCTTCCTATTATAGATACGGTTTATGCCATCCTTTATGAAGGAAAAAATGCAGAAAAACAGTTTAAAAAGCTTACTGCAAAACTAAATTAG